In the genome of Tannockella kyphosi, one region contains:
- a CDS encoding F0F1 ATP synthase subunit delta, with protein MEVIAKTYAESLFDLALEENKVDSFTKDMGAIYTVFNENPSFIEFFSHIMVKEEDKNQLLEKSFQEVDAYVLNFLKLLVRKKRIRYIVSISSAFQELVDDYLGIKKGIIFSSFDLSKEQVVDIEKALSIKEKKTVSLTTQKDESLIGGIKVQIGNRIYDASIKNKLESMKKELIRK; from the coding sequence ATGGAAGTAATAGCGAAAACATATGCTGAATCATTATTTGATTTAGCACTAGAAGAAAATAAGGTAGATAGCTTTACGAAAGATATGGGAGCTATTTATACTGTTTTTAATGAAAATCCATCGTTTATTGAATTCTTTAGCCATATTATGGTAAAAGAAGAAGATAAGAATCAATTATTAGAAAAAAGCTTTCAAGAAGTAGATGCTTATGTATTAAATTTCTTAAAGTTATTAGTTAGAAAAAAGAGAATTCGTTATATTGTATCAATTAGTAGTGCTTTCCAAGAACTAGTAGATGATTATTTGGGTATCAAAAAAGGAATTATCTTTTCAAGTTTTGATTTATCAAAAGAACAAGTAGTAGATATTGAAAAAGCTTTATCTATAAAAGAAAAGAAAACAGTATCTTTAACTACACAAAAAGATGAATCATTAATTGGTGGTATCAAAGTACAAATAGGTAATCGTATTTATGATGCTTCCATCAAAAATAAATTAGAATCAATGAAAAAAGAATTAATAAGAAAGTAG
- a CDS encoding F0F1 ATP synthase subunit A, with product MDNIVIQNELIFSLIIMIALSILFIYVGSKVKKADPTKRPTGIVLVAETLVKIVYDYMQSIMPKKFEKGYYPYFAMLFIYLIAANLSGLIGFDTPTSNYSITLAITLITFTLIQWNAIKTKGVGTYVWNTVWPPTNLLSVVSPLISLSMRLFGNVLSGTILMALVYAFTAWLSNFLLPVNFLGPILTPWLHMYFDVFAGCIQTLVFVTLSSILIAMEAAQD from the coding sequence ATGGATAATATTGTTATCCAGAATGAATTGATTTTTTCTTTGATTATTATGATTGCTTTATCGATACTATTTATCTATGTAGGTAGTAAAGTTAAAAAAGCAGATCCAACAAAAAGACCAACAGGTATTGTATTAGTTGCAGAAACGTTAGTGAAAATTGTTTATGATTATATGCAATCTATTATGCCAAAGAAATTTGAAAAAGGATATTATCCTTATTTTGCAATGTTATTTATATATTTAATAGCAGCAAACCTTAGTGGTTTAATAGGCTTTGATACACCAACATCAAACTATTCAATAACACTTGCAATTACCTTAATTACATTTACATTAATACAATGGAATGCAATTAAAACAAAAGGAGTAGGGACATATGTATGGAATACAGTATGGCCACCTACTAACTTATTAAGTGTCGTTTCACCTTTGATTTCTTTATCAATGCGTTTATTTGGTAACGTATTAAGTGGAACAATCTTAATGGCATTAGTTTATGCTTTTACAGCATGGTTATCTAATTTTTTACTACCAGTAAATTTCTTAGGACCAATTCTTACACCTTGGTTACATATGTATTTTGATGTGTTTGCAGGATGTATACAAACGTTAGTATTCGTGACTTTATCTAGTATCTTAATTGCCATGGAGGCAGCACAAGACTAG
- the atpF gene encoding F0F1 ATP synthase subunit B, whose translation MDIDIASKLFPNITTVVVQLLSTGVMLLIFKKFLWVPMQEYFAKRADFIEGTIQDAKDMQEQAKAFVEASETQSKQAAMEYRSIVEQAKEDAKQAKETILEDAASEARQKIELAGREIENQKAKAASEMKEEIVLVAMDVASKVMNQQMDDSTNKALIESFVEEVVN comes from the coding sequence ATGGATATAGATATCGCGTCGAAGCTGTTCCCCAATATTACTACCGTTGTAGTACAACTACTTTCAACAGGAGTTATGTTATTGATTTTTAAGAAATTTTTATGGGTGCCAATGCAGGAATATTTTGCAAAAAGAGCTGACTTTATCGAAGGTACAATTCAAGATGCAAAAGATATGCAAGAACAAGCAAAAGCATTTGTAGAAGCTAGTGAAACACAATCAAAACAAGCTGCTATGGAGTATCGTAGTATTGTCGAACAAGCAAAAGAAGATGCTAAACAAGCAAAAGAAACAATTTTAGAAGATGCAGCTAGTGAAGCTCGTCAAAAAATAGAATTAGCTGGTCGTGAAATTGAAAATCAAAAAGCGAAAGCAGCTAGTGAAATGAAAGAAGAAATAGTTTTAGTAGCAATGGATGTAGCTTCAAAAGTTATGAACCAACAGATGGATGATTCAACAAATAAAGCATTAATTGAAAGCTTTGTAGAAGAAGTAGTTAATTAA
- the atpG gene encoding ATP synthase F1 subunit gamma translates to MPGMQEIKRRIKSVDSTKKITKAMELVATSKLRKTRNQLEELKPYYSTVRQTVGEILESNKGLDDSAFLKVNQEGKTVYIVISSSLGLCGGYNANVIKTVSNLIDNDNCVYTIGTKIERYMKRTGGDYVDTYADLNTTLDFDTVIKMVDSLCQQYKNKEIESIKIVYTEFINNLTFTPRVVTLLPVDTSEFEDIQVSNKYTLFEPTPGAVLDALIPQYMQGLIYGYLVESVTSENASRRTSMENATDNAVELTDQLLLKYNQARQTAITNEISEIVAGANAQ, encoded by the coding sequence ATGCCTGGAATGCAAGAGATAAAACGTCGAATTAAATCTGTCGATTCTACTAAAAAGATTACGAAAGCAATGGAGTTAGTAGCAACATCAAAGCTTCGTAAAACTAGAAATCAATTAGAAGAGTTAAAACCTTATTATTCTACGGTTCGTCAAACAGTTGGTGAAATATTAGAAAGTAATAAAGGATTAGATGATAGTGCATTCTTAAAAGTAAATCAAGAAGGGAAGACTGTTTATATTGTAATTAGTTCTAGTTTAGGACTATGTGGTGGATATAACGCGAATGTAATTAAAACAGTATCTAACCTTATTGATAATGATAATTGTGTTTATACGATTGGTACTAAAATAGAACGTTATATGAAAAGAACTGGTGGAGACTATGTTGATACTTATGCTGATTTAAATACAACGTTGGATTTTGATACGGTTATTAAGATGGTAGATAGTCTTTGTCAACAGTATAAAAACAAAGAAATTGAAAGTATTAAAATTGTATATACTGAGTTTATCAATAACTTAACATTTACACCAAGAGTAGTAACACTACTACCGGTAGATACAAGTGAATTTGAAGATATTCAAGTATCTAACAAATATACATTATTTGAACCAACTCCTGGAGCTGTATTAGATGCATTAATTCCACAATACATGCAAGGATTGATTTATGGATACTTAGTAGAATCAGTAACTAGTGAAAATGCATCAAGACGTACTTCAATGGAAAATGCGACAGATAATGCAGTAGAACTAACAGATCAATTATTATTAAAATACAATCAAGCTAGACAAACAGCGATTACGAATGAAATTTCAGAAATCGTTGCTGGTGCGAATGCACAGTAA
- the atpA gene encoding F0F1 ATP synthase subunit alpha — MGLRPDEISALIKEQIKNFDNVLELKDVGSVMTVGDGVSLVHGLDSAMLGELLLFPNNVYGMVMNLDEDAVGAVLLGEESTIKEGDEVKRTGKIIEIPVGDQMLGRVVNPLGQPIDGLGEIDLTTTRPIERVASGVMTRKSVDQPLQTGITSIDAIIPIGRGQRELIIGDRQTGKTAIAIDTILNQKDQDILCVYVAIGQKNSTVAQIVEKLRQGGALEYTTIVSASASELAPVQYIAPYAGVTIAEEWLEQGKDVLIVYDDLSKHAVAYRTVSLLLKRPPGREAYPGDVFYLHSRLLERACRLNEENGGGSITALPIIETQAGDISAYIPTNVISITDGQIFLQQELFNSGFRPAIDTGLSVSRVGSAAQIKAMKQVSGSLKLELAQFAEMQAFAQFGSDLDAATKATLDHGQKVREVLKQAQYSPRLVEVQVVTLFALKHGFTKKLEVEDVNEFMDSLVENIQMTHPEYLAEIKTQKVISSELETSLKDVMEAFVEKFLKLKAKG, encoded by the coding sequence GTGGGGCTTAGACCAGATGAAATAAGTGCTTTAATCAAAGAACAGATTAAAAACTTTGATAACGTATTAGAATTAAAAGACGTCGGTTCTGTTATGACAGTAGGTGACGGAGTTAGTTTAGTACATGGACTAGATAGCGCAATGCTTGGTGAATTACTATTATTCCCTAATAATGTTTATGGAATGGTAATGAACTTAGATGAAGATGCAGTAGGTGCTGTATTATTAGGTGAAGAAAGTACGATTAAAGAAGGAGACGAAGTTAAACGTACTGGAAAAATCATCGAGATTCCGGTTGGGGATCAAATGTTAGGTAGAGTTGTGAATCCTTTAGGACAACCAATTGATGGTTTAGGGGAAATTGATTTAACAACAACAAGACCAATTGAACGTGTAGCTAGTGGGGTTATGACAAGAAAGTCAGTAGATCAACCATTACAAACAGGGATTACTTCTATTGATGCGATTATTCCTATTGGTAGAGGACAACGTGAGTTAATCATTGGAGATCGTCAAACAGGTAAAACTGCAATTGCTATTGATACAATCTTAAACCAAAAAGATCAAGATATCTTATGTGTTTATGTTGCTATTGGACAAAAGAATTCAACAGTAGCACAAATTGTAGAAAAACTAAGACAAGGTGGAGCATTAGAATATACAACAATCGTATCTGCTAGTGCATCAGAACTTGCACCAGTACAATATATTGCTCCTTATGCAGGGGTAACAATTGCTGAAGAATGGTTAGAACAAGGAAAAGATGTCTTAATCGTATATGATGATTTATCAAAACATGCGGTAGCATATCGTACAGTGTCTTTATTATTAAAACGTCCACCAGGTCGTGAAGCATATCCTGGAGATGTATTCTATTTACACAGTAGATTATTAGAACGTGCATGTCGTTTAAATGAAGAAAATGGTGGAGGATCAATTACTGCTTTACCAATCATTGAAACACAAGCGGGAGATATTTCTGCATATATTCCAACGAATGTAATTTCTATTACAGATGGACAAATATTCTTACAACAAGAACTATTTAACTCAGGATTCCGTCCTGCAATCGATACAGGTTTATCAGTAAGCCGTGTAGGATCAGCAGCACAAATCAAAGCAATGAAGCAAGTATCGGGATCATTAAAACTAGAATTAGCACAGTTTGCTGAAATGCAAGCATTTGCTCAATTTGGTTCTGACTTAGATGCTGCTACAAAAGCTACATTAGACCATGGTCAAAAAGTACGTGAAGTATTAAAACAAGCACAATACTCACCACGTCTTGTAGAAGTACAAGTAGTTACTTTATTTGCTTTAAAACATGGGTTTACTAAGAAATTAGAAGTAGAAGATGTAAATGAATTTATGGATTCTTTAGTAGAAAATATTCAAATGACTCATCCTGAATATTTAGCAGAAATTAAAACACAAAAAGTAATTAGTAGTGAATTAGAAACAAGTTTAAAAGACGTAATGGAAGCTTTTGTAGAAAAATTCTTAAAATTAAAGGCAAAGGGGTAA
- the rpiB gene encoding ribose 5-phosphate isomerase B, translating to MKIAVACDHGGLELKNAISKFITDLGHEVEDFGTYTNDSVDYPDYASKAALAVASGQVERGIVVCGTGIGVSIVANKIKGIRCALAHDTFSARATREHNDTNMLALGQRVIGEGLALDIVKLWLETEFAGERHMQRIEKMMSYEGE from the coding sequence ATGAAAATAGCAGTAGCTTGTGATCATGGTGGATTAGAACTAAAAAATGCAATTAGTAAATTCATCACAGACTTAGGCCATGAAGTGGAAGATTTTGGAACATACACAAATGATAGTGTGGATTATCCTGATTATGCTAGTAAGGCTGCTTTGGCAGTAGCTAGTGGACAAGTGGAACGTGGTATTGTAGTATGTGGAACAGGTATAGGTGTTAGTATTGTTGCAAATAAGATTAAAGGAATTCGTTGTGCTTTAGCACATGATACTTTTAGTGCACGAGCAACAAGAGAACATAATGATACAAATATGTTAGCGTTAGGACAAAGAGTAATCGGAGAGGGATTAGCTTTGGATATCGTGAAATTATGGTTAGAAACCGAATTTGCAGGGGAACGTCACATGCAAAGAATTGAAAAAATGATGAGTTACGAGGGGGAATAA
- the glyA gene encoding serine hydroxymethyltransferase, whose product MKDNAVFESMERELNRQRQNIELIASENFVSEDILKATGSVLTNKYAEGYPAKRYYGGCQFVDEVETLAKDRLCTIFGAEHANVQPHSGAQANTAVYLALLNHGDKVLGMSLADGGHLTHGHPLNFSGINYEFHSYGVDKESEMIDYEEFKRKVFEIKPKLVVAGASAYSRTIDFEFMAQCCQEAGAIFMVDMAHIAGLVAAGLHPSPFPHADVVTTTTHKTLRGPRGGAIMCKEQYAKDIDRALFPGMQGGPLMHVIAGKAICFHEVMQDDYKEYAGQIIKNAKAMEESFIEEGFRLVAGGTDNHLLLVDVKASCGMTGKVAEKLLDEINITTNKNAIPFDTEKPFQASGIRVGTPAMTTKGFKEADFREVAKIITYCLKNADNQAVKEECIARVKVLVDKVTMYQNKTYIGD is encoded by the coding sequence ATGAAAGACAATGCAGTATTTGAAAGTATGGAAAGAGAATTAAATAGACAAAGACAAAACATCGAGTTAATTGCGTCTGAAAATTTTGTATCAGAAGATATTTTAAAAGCAACAGGATCTGTTCTTACAAACAAGTATGCAGAAGGGTATCCAGCAAAAAGATATTATGGTGGATGTCAATTTGTAGATGAAGTAGAAACGCTTGCAAAAGATAGATTATGTACTATTTTTGGAGCAGAACACGCTAATGTGCAACCACACTCTGGGGCACAAGCAAATACAGCAGTTTATTTAGCGTTATTAAATCATGGAGATAAAGTATTAGGAATGTCTCTAGCAGATGGTGGACATTTAACACATGGGCATCCATTAAATTTCTCAGGAATTAACTATGAATTCCATAGTTATGGAGTAGATAAAGAATCAGAAATGATTGATTATGAAGAATTTAAAAGAAAAGTATTTGAAATCAAACCTAAATTAGTAGTAGCTGGAGCTAGTGCTTATTCTAGAACAATTGATTTTGAATTTATGGCACAATGTTGTCAAGAAGCAGGGGCCATTTTTATGGTAGATATGGCACATATCGCAGGACTAGTTGCTGCTGGGTTACACCCATCACCATTCCCACATGCTGATGTTGTTACAACAACAACACATAAAACACTAAGAGGACCAAGAGGTGGTGCCATTATGTGTAAAGAACAATATGCCAAAGATATTGATAGAGCCTTATTCCCAGGAATGCAAGGTGGTCCATTGATGCATGTAATTGCTGGAAAAGCAATTTGCTTCCATGAAGTAATGCAAGATGATTATAAAGAATATGCTGGACAAATCATTAAAAATGCCAAAGCAATGGAAGAATCTTTTATAGAAGAAGGATTTAGATTAGTAGCTGGAGGAACAGATAATCATTTATTATTAGTAGATGTTAAAGCTAGTTGTGGTATGACTGGTAAAGTAGCAGAAAAGCTATTAGATGAAATTAACATCACTACCAATAAGAATGCGATTCCTTTTGATACAGAAAAACCATTCCAAGCAAGTGGGATTCGTGTAGGAACACCAGCTATGACTACAAAAGGATTTAAAGAAGCAGACTTTAGAGAAGTTGCAAAAATTATTACGTATTGTCTAAAAAATGCAGATAATCAAGCAGTAAAAGAGGAGTGCATAGCAAGAGTAAAAGTATTAGTAGATAAGGTAACAATGTATCAAAATAAAACATATATAGGAGACTAA
- a CDS encoding AtpZ/AtpI family protein, with the protein MRETVYLEPNKKILQEILFALQLGVQIIATFILAIMIGLKLDSYFNSKPTWILLCLLLAFVLVMRTLLGVIKK; encoded by the coding sequence ATGCGGGAGACCGTTTATTTGGAACCGAATAAAAAAATATTGCAAGAAATACTATTTGCACTCCAATTAGGAGTGCAAATAATTGCAACCTTTATACTAGCAATAATGATAGGATTAAAGTTGGATAGCTATTTTAATAGCAAGCCAACTTGGATACTTCTATGTTTATTGCTTGCTTTTGTTTTGGTTATGAGAACATTATTAGGGGTAATAAAGAAATGA
- the atpE gene encoding ATP synthase F0 subunit C: MTDYGLVAIAAGIAICAGLGTGIGEGIAASKAVEAVGRNPEAEAKIRTMMILGIALSETVAIYGLLISFILLFVY, encoded by the coding sequence ATGACAGATTATGGATTAGTGGCAATTGCAGCAGGTATTGCAATTTGTGCAGGTTTAGGAACAGGTATTGGGGAAGGTATTGCAGCTAGTAAAGCAGTAGAAGCAGTAGGTAGAAACCCAGAAGCAGAAGCAAAAATTCGTACAATGATGATTTTAGGGATTGCATTATCTGAAACAGTAGCAATCTATGGTTTATTAATTTCTTTTATCTTATTATTCGTATATTAA
- the upp gene encoding uracil phosphoribosyltransferase: MATTIMNHPLIDHKLTVMRDKETKSNIFKQNLDEIAMLMAYVATKDLPLKNKEIETPITSMTAKELKRDVVLVPILRAGLGLVDGFRTIIPTAKVGHIGMARNEETLLPIEYYAKFPKELDIADVLIVDPMLATGGSAIDAIESVKSRGAKYIKLVCLVGAPEGLKAVEEKHPDVDIYLGTLDSHLNEKGYIVPGLGDAGDRLFGTE; this comes from the coding sequence ATGGCAACAACAATTATGAACCACCCATTAATCGATCATAAACTAACAGTAATGAGAGATAAAGAAACAAAATCAAATATCTTTAAACAAAACTTAGATGAAATTGCAATGTTAATGGCCTATGTAGCAACAAAAGATTTACCATTAAAAAACAAAGAAATTGAAACACCAATTACATCAATGACTGCAAAAGAACTAAAAAGAGATGTCGTATTAGTACCTATCTTAAGAGCAGGACTAGGACTAGTAGATGGTTTCCGTACAATTATCCCAACTGCAAAAGTAGGTCATATTGGAATGGCACGTAATGAAGAAACACTATTACCAATTGAATACTATGCTAAATTCCCAAAAGAATTAGATATCGCAGATGTATTAATTGTAGACCCTATGTTAGCAACTGGTGGTAGTGCTATTGATGCTATTGAAAGTGTAAAATCAAGAGGAGCGAAATATATTAAATTAGTATGTTTAGTAGGAGCTCCAGAAGGTTTAAAAGCAGTAGAAGAAAAACATCCAGATGTGGATATTTATTTAGGAACATTAGATAGCCACTTAAATGAAAAAGGATATATCGTACCTGGTTTAGGTGATGCGGGAGACCGTTTATTTGGAACCGAATAA